A genome region from Christensenella minuta includes the following:
- a CDS encoding 4Fe-4S dicluster domain-containing protein yields the protein MQKIAIDRIPELFSAIAAERALYLPLKKKGAVNFGKWEKGAEVDLSALHTVKSPKDLFFPQSEDLVSFKMQGKEISVDAPDAPDEKFVIFGVRACDAKGMEVLDRVFLSDPVDTYYQARRKNGVVVTLSCSAPEETCFCSVFGIDPARPGGDVSAWIADGGLYVKALTEKGEAFLSGLSLLEAADEAEIEPAVKALGEIMEKLPLKDLDLNGIDGNATEKLFGSEQWTELSRACLGCGTCTYVCPTCQCYDIRDFDTGREIRRYRCWDSCMYSDFTRMAHGNPRKSQVERFRQRFMHKLVYFPANNDGMYSCVGCGRCVAKCPISMNIVKVVKALGPEARNKV from the coding sequence ATGCAGAAAATAGCGATAGACCGCATTCCGGAGCTTTTTTCCGCGATTGCCGCAGAGCGGGCATTATATCTTCCCCTGAAGAAAAAAGGCGCGGTCAATTTTGGGAAGTGGGAGAAAGGCGCAGAGGTAGACCTCAGTGCGCTCCATACAGTGAAATCCCCGAAGGATCTGTTTTTCCCGCAGAGTGAGGACCTGGTTTCCTTCAAGATGCAGGGAAAAGAAATTTCTGTCGACGCCCCGGATGCCCCGGATGAGAAATTCGTCATTTTCGGAGTGCGCGCATGCGACGCAAAGGGGATGGAAGTTCTCGACAGGGTATTTCTCTCCGACCCGGTGGATACCTACTACCAGGCACGGCGGAAAAACGGCGTCGTTGTAACGCTTTCGTGCTCCGCGCCGGAAGAAACGTGTTTTTGTTCGGTGTTTGGGATCGATCCGGCACGGCCGGGCGGGGATGTTTCCGCATGGATCGCGGACGGCGGGCTCTATGTAAAGGCCTTGACGGAAAAGGGAGAAGCGTTCCTTTCCGGGCTTTCGCTGCTTGAGGCGGCGGATGAAGCGGAGATCGAACCGGCCGTAAAAGCTCTTGGGGAGATCATGGAAAAGCTTCCCTTGAAGGACCTCGACCTTAATGGAATCGACGGAAATGCGACTGAAAAGCTGTTCGGTTCCGAACAATGGACGGAGCTTTCCCGGGCGTGCCTTGGCTGCGGAACGTGCACTTATGTATGCCCGACCTGCCAGTGCTACGACATCCGCGATTTTGATACGGGAAGGGAAATCCGGCGTTACCGCTGCTGGGATTCGTGTATGTATTCCGATTTTACGCGCATGGCGCACGGGAATCCGCGCAAAAGCCAGGTGGAGCGTTTCCGCCAGCGGTTCATGCACAAGCTTGTATACTTCCCCGCCAACAACGACGGGATGTATTCATGCGTAGGCTGCGGACGCTGCGTTGCAAAGTGCCCGATCTCCATGAATATTGTAAAGGTCGTAAAAGCGTTGGGACCGGAGGCGAGGAATAAGGTATGA
- a CDS encoding MBL fold metallo-hydrolase, with product MQTQITYLDNSGFAVKTKRHFLIFDCWAKHPANGKQGLAGGIIVPEELAGKYVTVFVSHAHGDHFNPMIFRWADKIQDIRYVLSDDIPSRAGALMAAPHRSYDLGDMTVETFRSTDEGVAFLTRVDGLSIYHAGDLNWWHWKGEDPWWNEDMARDYKKEIGLLADKQIDIAFIPVDPRLGDSMLLGIEYFMEHVGAKMVVPMHYGSAGAEAAHALRASRVLAPFRGRIVMPLTRGQSIVFEK from the coding sequence ATGCAAACGCAGATCACGTATCTTGACAACAGCGGCTTTGCAGTAAAAACGAAGCGGCATTTTTTGATTTTTGACTGCTGGGCTAAGCATCCGGCCAATGGAAAGCAGGGCCTTGCAGGCGGCATAATCGTCCCGGAAGAGCTTGCGGGAAAGTATGTTACCGTCTTTGTTTCCCATGCCCATGGCGATCATTTTAATCCCATGATTTTTAGATGGGCGGATAAAATCCAGGATATTCGTTACGTACTTTCTGACGACATCCCTTCGCGTGCGGGCGCGCTGATGGCTGCGCCGCACCGTAGCTATGACCTTGGAGATATGACGGTAGAGACTTTCCGTTCCACAGACGAGGGCGTGGCGTTTCTCACAAGAGTGGACGGGCTTTCCATCTATCACGCGGGAGACCTCAACTGGTGGCACTGGAAAGGGGAAGACCCGTGGTGGAATGAGGATATGGCCCGCGATTACAAAAAAGAAATCGGCCTGCTGGCGGACAAACAAATCGATATTGCGTTTATCCCGGTCGATCCCCGGCTGGGAGACAGCATGCTGCTTGGGATCGAGTATTTTATGGAACATGTTGGCGCGAAGATGGTGGTTCCCATGCACTATGGAAGTGCGGGCGCAGAGGCGGCGCATGCGCTGCGCGCATCAAGGGTGCTGGCACCCTTTCGCGGACGCATCGTGATGCCGCTTACACGCGGGCAAAGCATTGTTTTTGAAAAGTAA
- a CDS encoding 4Fe-4S dicluster domain-containing protein, with product MQAVEKAIREKARALLADGTVDRVLGWEKGDYCYDNTPAVFTAENLDRLVYNSFCGANLSKYLIAESKKEGRVLALLKPCDTYSFNQLIKEHRIDREKVYVLGIPCHGIADVEKLNVRGIKGIESISEDGGKLIVQTMYGEKECELNDVLLERCLACKGPEYMAADDTVEDPAPVELRTHGRFGMVEKLMQMTPDDRFGFWRSELSKCIRCNACRNVCPACSCLKCVFDNDASGVGSKANVDTFEENMFHIIRAFHVAGRCTDCGECSRVCPQGIPLHLLNRKFIRDINENYGEYQAGADDNSPWPLVDYTQDDVEPGAIKGGKN from the coding sequence ATGCAAGCGGTAGAGAAAGCAATCAGGGAAAAAGCGCGCGCGCTGCTTGCGGACGGCACGGTGGACCGGGTGCTCGGCTGGGAAAAGGGCGACTATTGCTACGACAATACGCCTGCTGTTTTCACGGCGGAAAATTTGGACCGTCTCGTATACAACAGTTTCTGCGGCGCGAATTTGAGCAAATATCTCATTGCGGAGAGTAAAAAAGAGGGCAGGGTGCTTGCGCTTTTAAAGCCCTGCGATACCTATAGCTTCAACCAGCTTATAAAGGAACACCGGATCGACCGGGAAAAGGTCTATGTGCTGGGTATCCCCTGCCACGGCATCGCGGATGTGGAAAAGCTGAATGTGAGAGGCATCAAGGGCATCGAAAGCATCTCGGAGGACGGCGGAAAGCTCATAGTGCAGACGATGTATGGCGAAAAAGAGTGCGAATTAAACGACGTTCTGCTCGAACGCTGTTTAGCCTGCAAGGGACCGGAATATATGGCGGCGGACGATACGGTCGAAGACCCGGCGCCGGTGGAGCTTCGCACACACGGTCGGTTCGGTATGGTCGAAAAGCTCATGCAGATGACGCCGGACGACCGGTTCGGGTTTTGGCGCAGCGAGCTTTCAAAGTGCATCCGCTGCAATGCGTGCAGGAATGTGTGTCCTGCATGCTCATGCCTGAAGTGCGTGTTTGACAACGACGCATCGGGCGTCGGCAGCAAGGCGAATGTGGATACGTTTGAAGAAAACATGTTCCATATCATTCGCGCGTTTCACGTCGCGGGCCGGTGTACGGACTGCGGGGAATGCAGCCGCGTGTGCCCGCAGGGGATTCCGCTGCATCTTTTGAACCGCAAGTTCATTCGTGATATCAACGAAAATTACGGCGAATATCAGGCCGGTGCGGACGACAACTCGCCATGGCCGCTGGTGGACTACACGCAGGACGATGTGGAGCCAGGCGCCATCAAAGGAGGGAAGAACTGA
- a CDS encoding FAD/NAD(P)-binding protein, translating to MRHDTLIPQIGVITDIRKDTPDVKTFRAVSPGGGVVFKHMPGQCAMLSIPGVGEAMFSITSSPTNTEFMEFSIKKCGCLTDWLHQMDVGQQITIRGPYGNAFPVETELRGKDLLFIAGGIGLAPLRSVINYVLHYRENYGKVDIVYGSRSKEDLVDFDEIKNEWSNAENVNVYLTIDREQEGWDGHVGFVPTYVKELGFSTDKTALVCGPPIMIKFVLGALSELGFDKTQVYTTMELRMKCGVGKCGRCNIGSKYVCKDGPVFRCDELEELPDEY from the coding sequence ATGAGACACGATACGCTGATCCCGCAAATCGGGGTCATTACGGATATCAGGAAGGACACGCCGGACGTAAAAACATTCCGTGCGGTGTCACCCGGGGGGGGCGTGGTTTTCAAGCATATGCCCGGCCAGTGCGCCATGCTTTCCATCCCGGGGGTAGGAGAAGCGATGTTTTCCATCACTTCGTCGCCGACGAATACGGAATTTATGGAATTCAGCATTAAAAAGTGCGGCTGCCTTACGGACTGGCTGCACCAGATGGATGTTGGGCAGCAGATTACGATTCGCGGACCGTACGGCAATGCGTTCCCGGTGGAAACGGAGCTTCGCGGCAAGGACCTGCTGTTTATTGCCGGCGGCATCGGCCTCGCGCCGCTGCGCTCGGTAATCAACTATGTGCTGCATTACCGTGAAAATTATGGGAAGGTCGATATCGTCTATGGTTCGCGCTCCAAGGAAGATCTTGTGGATTTCGATGAAATCAAAAACGAATGGTCGAATGCGGAAAATGTGAACGTATATCTTACGATTGACCGCGAACAGGAAGGCTGGGACGGTCATGTGGGCTTTGTGCCTACTTATGTGAAAGAACTCGGCTTTTCTACGGATAAAACGGCGCTCGTATGCGGACCGCCGATCATGATAAAATTCGTTCTGGGCGCGCTTTCTGAGCTCGGTTTCGATAAGACGCAGGTTTATACGACAATGGAGCTGCGGATGAAATGCGGAGTCGGCAAGTGCGGACGCTGCAACATCGGTTCCAAATACGTGTGCAAGGACGGACCGGTTTTTCGCTGCGACGAGCTTGAAGAACTGCCGGACGAGTACTGA
- a CDS encoding FAD-dependent oxidoreductase has translation MFTPEMLASAKKVEATRAQRIGMEPKRMTAEEKHNLLREFHPDYKTDGFENLKIGPNKGEKVPKELAALLQANSRVKGLDLDLGRIAYDVDVLIIGGGGAGASAAIEAAGGGANVMVVTKLRMGDANTMMAEGGIQAADKANDSPAIHYLDALGGGHYANKPDLLKKLVTEGPGAVKWLNDLGVMFDKAPDGTMITTHGGGTSRKRMHAARDYSGAEIMRVLRDEVWNRGIPVVDFTAAVELILDENGRAAGAVLQNMETGEYLVARAKTVILATGGAGRLHYQGFPTSNHYGATADGLILAYRAGAKLLYQDTLQYHPTGAAFPEQIFGALVTEKVRSLGAMLINSEGEAFMHPLETRDVAAASIIRECKARKKGIPTPEGCGVWLDTPMIDMIHGEGTLEKRIPAMLRMYMKYDIDMREVPILVYPTLHYQNGGVDISVDGQSGVENLFIAGEAVGGIHGRNRLMGNSLLDIIVFGRNAGKNAAAKAKNVKGGKLTLRHVEAYAQEMADAGIVSDKVSPLLLPTYTHGREKWQAEK, from the coding sequence ATGTTTACACCGGAAATGCTTGCTTCGGCGAAGAAAGTCGAGGCGACAAGGGCACAGAGGATCGGCATGGAGCCGAAAAGGATGACCGCCGAAGAAAAGCACAATCTGCTGCGGGAATTTCATCCGGATTATAAGACGGATGGCTTTGAAAATTTGAAAATAGGTCCCAATAAAGGGGAAAAAGTCCCGAAGGAGCTGGCGGCGCTTTTGCAGGCAAACAGCCGCGTCAAAGGGCTGGACCTTGATCTTGGCCGTATTGCCTATGATGTGGACGTGCTCATCATAGGCGGCGGCGGCGCGGGCGCGTCTGCGGCTATCGAGGCCGCGGGCGGCGGCGCGAACGTGATGGTTGTGACTAAGCTGCGGATGGGCGATGCGAACACCATGATGGCGGAGGGCGGCATCCAGGCTGCCGACAAGGCGAACGATTCCCCGGCAATCCATTACCTTGATGCGCTCGGCGGGGGACATTATGCAAACAAGCCGGACCTGCTGAAAAAACTTGTGACAGAAGGGCCGGGGGCCGTCAAATGGCTCAACGATCTCGGCGTGATGTTTGATAAAGCGCCGGACGGCACGATGATTACCACGCACGGCGGCGGTACGTCCCGCAAGCGTATGCACGCGGCGCGCGATTATTCGGGCGCAGAGATCATGCGCGTGCTGCGCGACGAGGTTTGGAACAGAGGAATCCCGGTTGTGGATTTCACAGCGGCAGTGGAATTGATTCTCGATGAAAACGGCCGTGCGGCAGGCGCTGTGCTGCAAAATATGGAAACGGGCGAATACCTGGTGGCGCGCGCGAAGACGGTGATTCTTGCGACTGGCGGCGCGGGCAGGCTGCACTACCAGGGTTTTCCGACTTCGAACCACTATGGTGCGACGGCGGACGGCCTCATTCTTGCCTACCGCGCGGGAGCGAAGCTGCTTTATCAGGATACGCTGCAGTACCATCCGACGGGCGCGGCCTTCCCGGAACAGATATTCGGTGCTCTTGTAACGGAAAAGGTGCGTTCGCTCGGGGCGATGCTCATCAACTCAGAGGGCGAGGCATTTATGCATCCGTTGGAAACGCGCGACGTCGCGGCAGCTTCCATCATCCGCGAATGCAAGGCGCGCAAGAAGGGAATCCCGACCCCGGAAGGCTGCGGCGTATGGCTTGATACGCCGATGATCGATATGATTCACGGCGAAGGAACGCTTGAAAAACGAATCCCGGCAATGCTGCGGATGTATATGAAATATGACATCGATATGCGCGAGGTGCCGATTCTTGTCTACCCGACGCTGCACTATCAGAACGGCGGCGTCGATATTTCGGTTGACGGCCAGAGCGGCGTGGAAAACCTATTTATCGCCGGTGAAGCGGTAGGAGGCATCCACGGCAGGAACCGCCTGATGGGCAATTCGCTTCTCGATATCATCGTATTCGGGCGCAACGCGGGCAAGAACGCGGCGGCAAAGGCGAAGAATGTAAAGGGCGGAAAGCTGACCCTTAGGCATGTGGAAGCCTATGCGCAGGAAATGGCGGATGCCGGCATCGTGAGCGATAAGGTGTCTCCGCTGTTGCTTCCGACCTATACGCATGGCCGCGAAAAATGGCAGGCGGAAAAATAA
- a CDS encoding HdeD family acid-resistance protein — translation MDNENLIPDLEPEAEELLVKRVKQHKVMGCIIAVCMIVLGILLLVMPEGVGFAVNYTVAAGILLMGIYELVAFFRTSPPFRNEGSLASGVILALMGIVIIVLSVGDPENQIAMMGIFTTVLGFFALYRGILEFFSYSQFRQLDAKDTGWLMMSGVLNLIIGVLMVILPFTGLISVALVLGIYLIVAGAALFAEAISGKVARKH, via the coding sequence ATGGATAATGAAAACCTGATACCGGATCTGGAACCGGAAGCGGAAGAGCTTCTGGTGAAACGGGTAAAACAGCATAAGGTCATGGGATGTATCATTGCGGTCTGTATGATCGTGCTTGGCATACTGCTGCTGGTGATGCCGGAAGGCGTCGGTTTTGCGGTCAATTATACGGTTGCGGCCGGGATTCTTTTAATGGGAATATACGAGCTGGTGGCTTTTTTCCGGACGTCGCCGCCCTTTCGTAATGAAGGCTCACTTGCCAGCGGCGTGATTCTTGCGCTTATGGGCATCGTGATTATTGTCCTTTCGGTCGGAGATCCTGAAAACCAGATCGCCATGATGGGGATATTTACGACGGTGCTCGGCTTTTTCGCGTTATACCGCGGGATCCTGGAATTCTTTTCCTACAGCCAGTTCAGACAGCTGGACGCCAAGGATACCGGCTGGCTGATGATGAGCGGGGTGCTGAACCTCATCATCGGCGTGCTGATGGTGATTCTGCCTTTTACCGGCCTTATTTCGGTCGCGCTCGTTCTCGGTATTTACCTGATTGTCGCGGGCGCCGCGCTTTTTGCCGAAGCGATATCGGGTAAAGTAGCAAGAAAACACTGA
- a CDS encoding glutamate-5-semialdehyde dehydrogenase gives MGKVIQVAEAAKAAKSAMNRLNTIEKNRILEAMAAGLLSHTEEIMKQNALDVDAAREKGRTPALIDRLALDKKRIQAMAQGLRDVAELPDPIGEIIHATKRPNGLLIAKQRVPMGVIGIIYEARPNVTADAVGLCLKTSNAVVLKGGSEAIHSNKAIADVLIRAGEAAGMPKGAVGLITDTSREAVAGMMKLNDLIDVLIPRGGGGLIQSVVQNATIPVIQTGVGNCHIYVDQTADFEMATAITVNAKTSRPAVCNAAESLLVHRGIAAEFLPKVFRALKEKEVEIRGDAFCQKYGAVPATEEDYDTEFLDYIISVKVVDDVDAAIDHINMHGTGHSDAIITNDYRNAERFKADVDSAAVYVNASTRFTDGFEFGYGAEIGISTQKLHARGPMGLAELTTAKFVIDGDGQIR, from the coding sequence ATGGGTAAGGTAATACAGGTGGCAGAAGCGGCGAAAGCGGCAAAATCTGCAATGAACCGCCTGAATACAATTGAGAAAAACAGAATCCTTGAGGCGATGGCGGCGGGCCTTCTGTCCCACACCGAAGAGATTATGAAGCAAAATGCGCTTGATGTGGACGCGGCGCGTGAGAAAGGGCGTACGCCCGCACTGATCGACCGTTTGGCGCTCGATAAAAAACGGATACAGGCAATGGCGCAGGGCCTGCGTGACGTAGCGGAGTTGCCCGATCCGATCGGCGAAATTATCCATGCGACCAAGCGCCCGAACGGTCTTCTGATTGCGAAACAGCGTGTGCCTATGGGAGTGATCGGCATCATTTATGAGGCGCGCCCGAATGTGACGGCGGATGCGGTCGGCCTGTGCCTCAAGACTTCAAATGCGGTTGTTTTGAAGGGCGGCAGCGAAGCGATCCATTCCAATAAGGCGATCGCGGACGTACTGATCCGCGCAGGAGAAGCGGCAGGTATGCCAAAGGGAGCGGTGGGCCTTATCACGGATACCTCGCGGGAAGCTGTTGCCGGAATGATGAAGCTGAACGATTTGATAGACGTGCTCATTCCGCGGGGCGGCGGCGGGCTGATTCAGTCCGTTGTACAAAACGCGACCATCCCGGTCATCCAGACGGGGGTAGGTAATTGCCATATTTATGTCGACCAGACCGCAGATTTTGAAATGGCGACAGCGATTACGGTCAACGCGAAAACCTCGCGGCCGGCAGTGTGCAACGCGGCGGAGAGCCTGCTTGTGCACCGCGGTATCGCGGCGGAATTCCTGCCGAAGGTATTCCGGGCGCTGAAAGAAAAAGAAGTGGAGATCCGCGGAGACGCGTTCTGTCAGAAATACGGCGCGGTCCCCGCGACGGAGGAAGACTACGACACGGAATTCCTCGATTATATTATTTCCGTGAAGGTAGTCGACGATGTGGATGCCGCCATCGACCATATCAATATGCACGGAACGGGCCATTCCGACGCCATTATTACGAATGATTACCGCAACGCGGAGCGTTTCAAGGCGGATGTGGATTCGGCGGCGGTGTACGTCAACGCCTCCACACGCTTTACGGATGGTTTTGAGTTCGGTTATGGCGCGGAGATCGGTATCTCCACACAAAAGCTCCATGCGCGCGGGCCGATGGGCCTTGCGGAGCTCACTACCGCCAAATTTGTGATCGATGGAGACGGACAGATACGTTAG
- a CDS encoding 4Fe-4S dicluster domain-containing protein, which produces MEKMVNVFLFGKKYSVPAGLTIMGAMEYAGYKLVRGCGCRNGFCGACTTIYRVKGDNTLKFCLACQTTVEDNMYVATLPYFPIVKPLYDIGEVRPDEQVMMQLYPEIYKCIGCNACTKACTQDLKVMQYIAHAQRGEYGKCAELSFDCVMCGACSARCPAEISHPQVAVLARRLTGKYIAPEAKHLTQRVKDIEHGDFTQLLEDVAAKPIEELKELYNHREIESDQTAPTDED; this is translated from the coding sequence ATGGAGAAAATGGTAAATGTCTTCCTGTTTGGAAAAAAATATAGTGTCCCAGCGGGCCTTACCATCATGGGGGCGATGGAATACGCGGGATATAAGCTTGTGCGCGGATGCGGATGCCGCAACGGTTTCTGCGGAGCGTGCACGACGATCTACCGCGTCAAAGGTGACAACACGCTGAAATTCTGCCTTGCGTGTCAGACAACGGTGGAGGACAATATGTATGTTGCGACCCTGCCGTATTTCCCGATTGTGAAGCCGCTTTACGATATCGGGGAGGTGCGCCCGGACGAGCAGGTCATGATGCAGCTTTATCCGGAAATCTACAAGTGCATCGGCTGTAACGCATGTACCAAGGCATGTACGCAGGATTTGAAGGTCATGCAGTATATCGCGCACGCCCAGCGCGGCGAATACGGCAAATGCGCAGAGCTTTCGTTTGACTGTGTGATGTGCGGAGCATGCTCCGCGCGCTGCCCTGCCGAGATATCGCATCCGCAGGTGGCGGTCCTTGCGCGCAGGCTTACCGGAAAATATATCGCGCCCGAAGCGAAACACCTTACACAGCGCGTGAAGGACATTGAGCACGGCGACTTCACCCAGCTGCTCGAGGATGTGGCGGCAAAGCCCATTGAGGAACTGAAAGAGCTTTACAACCACAGGGAAATCGAAAGCGACCAGACGGCACCGACAGACGAGGATTAA